CCTGGGCCACGCTCGCCCAGGAGGCGCGCGACGCCGGCGCGGACGACGTGACGGTCTACGCCTACGCCCGGGTGGGCTACCACCGCAGCCTGGACATGCTGCGGCGCAACGGCTGGAAGGGTCACGGCCCCGTGCCGTGGGAGCACGAGCCCAACCGCGGGTTCCTGCAGGCGCTGGCCCTGCTGACCCAGGCCGCCGGAGCGATCGGCGAGACGGGCGAGGAGCAGCGCTGCCGCGACTTCCTGCGCGACTCGAGCCCCGCGGCGTACGACGCGCTGCTCGCCTGACCGCAGGCGCTCCGCGCGCAGTCGCCCTGCACAGCAA
The nucleotide sequence above comes from Nocardioides massiliensis. Encoded proteins:
- a CDS encoding DUF3151 domain-containing protein, which codes for MSFPDLMAGPPPTHLPEDPAAAELAAGTPTTDVVRRHPESPIAWATLAQEARDAGADDVTVYAYARVGYHRSLDMLRRNGWKGHGPVPWEHEPNRGFLQALALLTQAAGAIGETGEEQRCRDFLRDSSPAAYDALLA